GCTTCACTGGGTGGATTTATCGCCGGAACGGAAGAAACTATTGAATATATCAAACACAGGGCACGTTCACTGATGTTCAGTGCAAGTATGCCTCCTTCTGCTGTTGCAAGTGTAATTGCAGCACTGGATATTATAGATGAAGAACCAGAACGTATAGATAAACTTTGGGATAACACGAACTATGCAAAAAAACTACTTTTAGATGCAGGATTTGATATTGGACATACAGATAGTCCGATCATACCTGTTTATATCAGAGATAACGATAAAACTTTCCTGATCACTAATATTCTGCACAGGAACGGGATATTTGTTAATCCTGTTGTTTCACCAGCTGTACCTTCAGATTCTTCTTTAATCAGATTCTCTCTGATGGCTACACATACTTTTGCTCAGATTGAGGAAGCGGTGGATAAACTTTATGCTGCTTTTAAAGAAGTTCAGCTAACCCCGGTTAAGGTTAGTATCTAAGCTATGAAACTCATGGTTGCTGCCTGTAGCAAAAAAGATTTTAATTATGTTCCTGGATTATTTATAACTCAGGAACATAAACTGATCACTGGCAAGCACCCTTTCCTGGAGCGTTTTTCGCTGCAGTTATTTGTAAAAACGATATGAAGAAGCGTGTACTGATAACCGGAGCAAGTGGTTTTGTTGGATACCATTTGATTGCGGCAGCTATATCCTCTGGTTTGGAGGTTTATGCAGCAGTGAGGCCGAGCAGTAATATCAAACATCTGGGGGAATTTGATATTCAGTATACCAATCCTGATTTCAGTAATATTGATTTATTGAAAAAAGAACTGGAAGAAAAACAGTACAGCTACATTATACACGCTTCCGGTATTACCAAAGCAAAAACACAGGAAGAATATAATACTGTTAACGCAGAATATACCAGAAATCTGGCTTTGGCAGCTGTAACGGCTGCGATTAACCTGGAGAAATTCATTTTTGTAAGCAGTCTTGCAGCTCTGGGCCCCTTAAAAGACCTTTCCGGTTTGATTGAGGATAATTCTCCGGCTCACCCTGTAACCAATTATGGGGCAAGCAAATTACTGGCTGAACAATATCTGGCAGAGATAAATGGCTTACCACTGATAGTCATTCGTCCTACTGCGGTTTACGGACCAAGAGAAAAAGACATTTTTATTTTGCTGCAAACTATAAACAAAGGATTAGAACCTCATATAGGTAGTTTTAAACAACAGATTAGTTTTATTTATGTAAAAGATCTGGCTAAAATTATCATTGATGCACTATTCTCGGACGTAACAAACAAGAACTATAATGTGTCTGATGGTGGTATCTATGATAGATATGCACTGGCAGAAGGAGTAAAAAAAGCATTGCATAAACGGACATGGAAATTCCATTTACCCGTTTCGGCAGTTTCAGCGTTAGCAGCACTAATGGAGCGGATTTATAAAAACTCTGCAGGTGCACCAACACTGAATAAAGAAAAGATGAATGAACTGACCGCTGTTAACTGGGCATGTAATATTGAAAAACTTAAAGCAGACCTTGGATTCAAGCCAGCTTATAATCTGGAAAATGGTCTGCTGGAAACAGTTAACTGGTATAAAAATAATAAGTGGCTTTAATTAGCACATTAATAATCAGAGAGGAAATGTTATTTCATAAAATCACATCTACAAGCCTGGGTATCGGGTACATTGGCAAAGGAGCAGGAACTGCTGCTGCCGTGGCTACGTGTCTGGTTTGGTATTTTGTGCATCCTGATGGATTTAACTTTATTCCTGCTTTAATTGTTACTGGTCTTTTGACTGCATTAGGTATCTGGTCCGGCAATATTGTGGAGACCATTTGGGGTAAAGATCATAACCGGGTAGTTATAGATGAAGTGGTCGGTATGTGTATCACCCTTTTATGGATCCCGGTTACACCGGTAAATGTGTTGTTGGGGTTGATTCTTTTTCGTTTTTTTGATATAGTAAAACCACTTTTTATCAGACGCCTGGAGAGTTTGCCAGGGGGTTGGGGAGTGATGTTTGATGATATCCTTGCGGGTATATATGCAAACATCCTGTTGCAGGTTATTGTAAGATTTATTATACGTTAAATATGGCGACTTTTGTAAAGGCTCAGGTTGCTTCATTGTCGGCCTCAATTATTGACTTTCTTACCACATTAGTCTGTACGCAGGTGTTTCAGATCTGGTATGTCATTGGAAGTGTGATAGGTACGACTGCAGGTGGAATGGTGAATTTTATGATGGGCCGCAACTGGGTATTCGGTGCAAAGGAAAGAAACATCAATCATCAAATCTTTAAATATATTATAGTTTGGGTAGGGAATTTGCTGTTAACAACTGCAGGGGTCTACCTCGTTACCCATTATCTACATGTTAATTACATTTTGTCAAAAATCATAGTCTCTTGTACCGTTGGAATTGGTTATAACTTTCTGATGCAAAAGAAGTTTGTATTTATATAATTTTTATGAAAACTCGCATTCAAACAATCATACTCATCTGTGCTTTAGCACTGCCTTTTTTTGCAGTTAAGGCTTCAGCTCAACAACACACTGTAATCAGTGGTGTGGTTACAGATGCTGCTGACAAAGATCCTATACCTTATGTGACTGTTCTTTTCAAAGGAACCAATATTATCACCAAAACTGATGCGGATGGTAAATACAGTATTTCGACAAGTGAGGTACATAATCAATTGCAATTTAGTTATGTAGGCTATAAGACTAATTATGCAACTATTAAACCCGGAGAAACACAGGTTATTAATGTGCGGTTGCAATCTGAATCACAGAGCCTGACTGAGGTAGTGATCAGTTCTAATAAAAGACCAGCGTATAGAAATAAGAACAATCCTGCTGTTGAACTGATTAGAAAAGTTATCGAGAATAAAAATAAAAATCAGAGTAAAAGCTATGATCATGTGGAATTTAAACAATATGAACAACTGGTTTTTTCTTTGAGTAATCTGTCAGAGAAATTCAAAAATAAACGGATATTCAGAAATTACCAGTTTCTTTTTGAACAACAGGATTCTACCAAAATAGGTGGCAAGCTATTAATGCCTGTCTATATGGAAGAGAAGGTTACACAAAACTATCTGCAGAAAAATCCGAATAAAAAGAAGACGATTGTAGAGGGGGATAAACATGTCAACTATGATAGTAAATTTATAGATACTCAGGGATTGAGCATGTATTTTGAAAGGATGTATGCGGATATTAATATATATGACAGCAATATCTCTTTAATGAGTAACCAGTTTTTGAGTCCTATTGCAGATGCATCACCAACATTTTATAAGTTTTTTATTACTGATACAATCAAAACGCATACTCCGAATCTGATTGAGCTTTCTTTTATTCCAAGAAATAATACAGATCTTTTGTTTGAAGGAAAGATGTATGTGACTATGGATGGCAATTATGCTGTTCAGGATGCATTCCTTACTGTAAATAAAAATATCAATCTGAACTTTGTAAGAGCGCTGGAAGCCAAGCTTGATTTTGCGAAAAATGAGGATGGCAGGTATCATTTATCAAAAACCAATCTTATTGTTGATTTTGGTATCAACAAAAACAAGGGTGGCGGTTTTACCGGTCAGCGTACTGTTATTATCAATGATTATCAGATTAATAAGCCACAGGGAGATACTACTTATGCTGGCCCGTCCCTGGTGACACTGCCACAGGCAGCATTGCGTACAGATCAGTTCTGGAATGCGCAGCGGCAGGATAGTACGGTTCGTTCAAAACTAAGTGTTTATAAAAATATTGATACTTTACAAACGATTCCGTCTTTTAAAAGAACGATGGATCTGATTACTTTACTGTTTGCCGGTTATAAGGATTTCGGACCGTTTGAAGTAGGACCTGTGAACACGTTTTATAGTTTCAATAATGTAGAAGGTTTCCGTCTGCGTTTAGGTGGACGTACAACCCCGGCTTTAAGTAAAAGATATTATTTTGAGACTTATGCCGCTTATGGTTTTAAAGATGAAAAATGGAAATATTTCCTGAGCGGAACTTATTCACTGAACAATAAATCCATCTATTCTTTCCCTCAGAATTATGTAAGGGCAAGTTTCCAGAGAGATACTAAAATTCCGGGTCAGGAACTTCAGTTTGTTCAGGAAGATAACTTTTTGCTATCGTTTAAACGTGGTCAGAATGATATGCTATTATATAATGATTTTTATAAAATTGATTATATAAAAGAATATGAAAACCATTTTTCATACGCTGTATCATTGCGTAAATGGACGCAGCGCCCGGGCGGTACACTGGCTTTTAATAATACACTAAACAATACGGTAAATCCGGTAGATCTGATCAATACTTCAGAAATAAGTGTGAATCTGCGTTATGCACCACATGAGAAGTTTTATCAGGGGAAAATATACAGAGTTCCTATCTTTGACAGATATCCTATTTTTAACCTGAGGTATACTGCTGGTTTAAAGGGAGTTTTTAGCGGACAATATAATTATCATAACCTGATGGGAAGTATTGACAAGCGTTTCTATGTTTCACAACTGGGCTATACTGATGTTACTTTAGAAGGCGGAAGTATTTTTGGTAAAGTACCTTTTCCTTTGCTTGTTATACACAGAGCGAATCAAACCTATTCTTATCAGCTTAGTTCGTATAACTTAATGAACTTCCTGGAATTTGTGAGTGATCATTACGCAAGCATCAATATTGATCATAATTTTAATGGATTCTTTTTTAATAAGATACCATTGATCAAGAAATTGAAGCTTAGGGAATCCGTATCTTTCAAAGCTTTATATGGAGGGCTGAGAGATCAGAATAATCCGGATATGGATCCTTC
This portion of the Pedobacter lusitanus genome encodes:
- a CDS encoding GtrA family protein, translating into MATFVKAQVASLSASIIDFLTTLVCTQVFQIWYVIGSVIGTTAGGMVNFMMGRNWVFGAKERNINHQIFKYIIVWVGNLLLTTAGVYLVTHYLHVNYILSKIIVSCTVGIGYNFLMQKKFVFI
- a CDS encoding phosphatidylglycerophosphatase A family protein, yielding MLFHKITSTSLGIGYIGKGAGTAAAVATCLVWYFVHPDGFNFIPALIVTGLLTALGIWSGNIVETIWGKDHNRVVIDEVVGMCITLLWIPVTPVNVLLGLILFRFFDIVKPLFIRRLESLPGGWGVMFDDILAGIYANILLQVIVRFIIR
- a CDS encoding NAD-dependent epimerase/dehydratase family protein, with the translated sequence MKKRVLITGASGFVGYHLIAAAISSGLEVYAAVRPSSNIKHLGEFDIQYTNPDFSNIDLLKKELEEKQYSYIIHASGITKAKTQEEYNTVNAEYTRNLALAAVTAAINLEKFIFVSSLAALGPLKDLSGLIEDNSPAHPVTNYGASKLLAEQYLAEINGLPLIVIRPTAVYGPREKDIFILLQTINKGLEPHIGSFKQQISFIYVKDLAKIIIDALFSDVTNKNYNVSDGGIYDRYALAEGVKKALHKRTWKFHLPVSAVSALAALMERIYKNSAGAPTLNKEKMNELTAVNWACNIEKLKADLGFKPAYNLENGLLETVNWYKNNKWL
- a CDS encoding DUF5686 and carboxypeptidase-like regulatory domain-containing protein; this encodes MKTRIQTIILICALALPFFAVKASAQQHTVISGVVTDAADKDPIPYVTVLFKGTNIITKTDADGKYSISTSEVHNQLQFSYVGYKTNYATIKPGETQVINVRLQSESQSLTEVVISSNKRPAYRNKNNPAVELIRKVIENKNKNQSKSYDHVEFKQYEQLVFSLSNLSEKFKNKRIFRNYQFLFEQQDSTKIGGKLLMPVYMEEKVTQNYLQKNPNKKKTIVEGDKHVNYDSKFIDTQGLSMYFERMYADINIYDSNISLMSNQFLSPIADASPTFYKFFITDTIKTHTPNLIELSFIPRNNTDLLFEGKMYVTMDGNYAVQDAFLTVNKNINLNFVRALEAKLDFAKNEDGRYHLSKTNLIVDFGINKNKGGGFTGQRTVIINDYQINKPQGDTTYAGPSLVTLPQAALRTDQFWNAQRQDSTVRSKLSVYKNIDTLQTIPSFKRTMDLITLLFAGYKDFGPFEVGPVNTFYSFNNVEGFRLRLGGRTTPALSKRYYFETYAAYGFKDEKWKYFLSGTYSLNNKSIYSFPQNYVRASFQRDTKIPGQELQFVQEDNFLLSFKRGQNDMLLYNDFYKIDYIKEYENHFSYAVSLRKWTQRPGGTLAFNNTLNNTVNPVDLINTSEISVNLRYAPHEKFYQGKIYRVPIFDRYPIFNLRYTAGLKGVFSGQYNYHNLMGSIDKRFYVSQLGYTDVTLEGGSIFGKVPFPLLVIHRANQTYSYQLSSYNLMNFLEFVSDHYASINIDHNFNGFFFNKIPLIKKLKLRESVSFKALYGGLRDQNNPDMDPSLLQFPRNADGVQTTYVLGNQPYMEGSVGIGNIFKILRVDMVKRFTYLDNPVVSSWGIRARVKFDF